Proteins encoded together in one Deinococcus irradiatisoli window:
- a CDS encoding molybdenum cofactor biosynthesis protein, with the protein MNVQAVFFARLKRELGTGSLPLKLPEGATVRDAAAQIEAERGLSLKGCMAAVNETYAELTQVLQDGDELAFLPPVAGGSDEINDPADVCQVTAEELHLSAAERHLVQPQYGAQAYFVGTVRSPNQGKVVEYIEYEGYAPMAEKVMREAAERARQKHGRLSAFIQHRTGKLLPGEASLIIGVGSPHRRVALEACDDLIEELKVELPIWKHEGDEEGQHWVEGTTGHDTL; encoded by the coding sequence ATGAATGTTCAAGCGGTCTTTTTCGCTCGGCTGAAACGTGAGCTGGGCACCGGGTCTCTCCCGCTGAAGTTGCCGGAAGGAGCGACGGTTCGGGACGCGGCTGCCCAGATCGAAGCGGAACGCGGCCTGTCGCTCAAAGGATGTATGGCGGCGGTCAACGAGACCTACGCCGAACTGACCCAGGTGCTTCAGGACGGGGACGAGCTGGCGTTTCTTCCACCGGTGGCGGGAGGGAGCGACGAAATAAACGATCCCGCCGATGTCTGTCAGGTCACGGCCGAGGAGCTGCACCTCAGTGCCGCCGAACGCCACTTGGTGCAACCGCAGTACGGCGCCCAGGCTTACTTCGTGGGTACAGTGCGCTCGCCCAACCAGGGCAAGGTGGTGGAATACATCGAATACGAGGGCTACGCACCGATGGCCGAGAAGGTCATGCGCGAGGCCGCCGAGCGTGCGCGGCAAAAACACGGCCGGCTGAGCGCCTTCATTCAGCACCGCACCGGCAAGCTGCTGCCGGGCGAAGCCAGCCTGATCATCGGGGTGGGCAGCCCGCACCGGCGGGTTGCCCTAGAAGCCTGCGACGACCTCATCGAGGAACTGAAAGTCGAGCTGCCGATCTGGAAGCACGAGGGGGACGAGGAAGGCCAGCACTGGGTGGAGGGTACCACCGGGCACGACACGCTGTAG
- the ruvC gene encoding crossover junction endodeoxyribonuclease RuvC encodes MIVLGIDPGLANLGLGLVDGTARKASHIHHVCLVTESAWIMPRRLQYIHAEVTRLIQEYRPEAVAIEDQILRKQADVAFKVGQAFGVVQLACAQAGLPVHAYGPMQVKQTLVGTGRADKEQVIYMVKASLGIREVFNNHAADALALALTHLAHQGVQKALAGKR; translated from the coding sequence ATGATCGTTCTCGGCATCGACCCCGGTCTCGCCAATCTCGGCCTCGGCCTGGTGGACGGCACGGCCCGCAAGGCCAGCCACATCCACCACGTCTGCCTCGTCACCGAATCGGCCTGGATCATGCCCCGGCGCCTGCAATACATCCACGCCGAAGTTACCCGCCTGATTCAGGAATACCGTCCCGAAGCCGTCGCCATCGAAGACCAGATTCTGCGCAAGCAGGCCGACGTGGCCTTCAAGGTGGGGCAGGCCTTCGGCGTGGTGCAGCTCGCCTGTGCCCAGGCGGGTTTGCCGGTTCACGCCTACGGCCCGATGCAGGTCAAGCAGACGCTGGTCGGCACCGGCCGCGCCGACAAGGAGCAGGTGATCTACATGGTCAAGGCCAGCCTGGGCATCCGTGAGGTGTTCAACAATCACGCCGCCGACGCCCTGGCCCTGGCCCTCACTCACCTGGCCCATCAGGGCGTGCAGAAGGCGCTGGCCGGCAAACGCTGA
- a CDS encoding ABC transporter permease, whose product MTTLAPVAAPVKSRSTFQIAMKRLRRHKLAMVSLTVIVLLVLMALFAPWLAPHDPNAQSIFEIYAPPSAKYWLGQDELGRDLLSRIIYGSRVSLLVGFSVAFLSILFGTALGLLAGFFGGGIDIAISRFIEFMLSFPTLALQLVLSGLFASSDAAPIVALRANLGASANILIVVAVFSLFGWMGTARLVRGEVLKLKNLEYTDAARALGASSARIMLRHLLPNLFAIVIVQATLDVGTAILSEAALSFLGFGIQPPVSTWGNMLSNANEVVLQYPWIPLYPGLMILITVLSFNFLGDGLRDAFDPRSRL is encoded by the coding sequence ATGACGACCCTCGCTCCGGTTGCGGCCCCGGTCAAGAGCCGCTCGACATTCCAGATCGCCATGAAGCGCCTGCGGCGGCACAAGCTGGCGATGGTCAGCCTCACAGTGATCGTGCTGCTGGTGCTGATGGCGCTGTTCGCCCCCTGGCTGGCGCCGCACGATCCCAACGCCCAGAGCATCTTCGAGATCTACGCCCCGCCGAGCGCCAAGTACTGGCTCGGCCAGGACGAACTGGGCCGCGACCTGCTGTCGCGCATCATCTACGGCAGCCGGGTCAGCCTGCTGGTGGGTTTTAGCGTGGCGTTTCTCAGCATCCTGTTCGGCACCGCCCTGGGCCTGCTGGCCGGGTTTTTCGGCGGCGGCATCGACATCGCCATCAGCCGCTTCATCGAGTTCATGCTGTCGTTTCCCACCCTGGCCCTGCAACTGGTGCTCAGCGGTCTGTTCGCTTCTAGCGACGCCGCGCCGATCGTGGCGCTGCGGGCCAATCTCGGGGCCAGCGCCAACATCCTGATCGTGGTGGCGGTCTTCTCGCTGTTCGGCTGGATGGGCACCGCCCGGCTGGTGCGCGGCGAGGTGCTCAAGCTCAAGAACCTCGAATACACCGACGCCGCCCGCGCTCTGGGAGCCAGCAGCGCCCGCATCATGCTGCGTCACCTGCTGCCCAACCTGTTCGCCATCGTGATTGTGCAGGCGACCCTGGATGTCGGCACCGCCATTCTCAGCGAGGCGGCGCTCTCGTTTCTAGGTTTCGGCATCCAGCCGCCGGTGTCCACCTGGGGCAACATGCTCAGCAACGCCAACGAGGTCGTGTTGCAGTATCCCTGGATTCCGCTGTACCCGGGCCTGATGATCCTGATCACGGTGCTGTCGTTCAACTTCCTGGGCGACGGCTTGCGCGACGCCTTCGATCCGCGCAGCCGCCTTTAA
- a CDS encoding ABC transporter permease: protein MFNYALRRILQMIPLLLVISFVIFALTALQPGDPVDQLILGNSQITPEDVARLRAAYGLDQPIVVRYFFWLTHAFQGDFGWSRTFSAPAAAYVFQERLPNTLMLTLPALVLSTLIAVPLGIFSAVRQYSVLDYVLTFFSFVSFSAPIFWIGAMALWLFAIYLPQVTGGLISLPPGGLGSPDLAPDAGLWATFIDKLHYLILPLSILMLREIAVILRFLRASMLEVLNQDFVRTARAKGLPSRRVIYRHALRNAVLPIVTLLGLSIPGLFGGAVLTETVFSWPGMGRVIVEALTSKDFNVVMVALTFISLLTVVFQLLTDLAYATVDPRIRYS from the coding sequence CCCCTGCTGCTGGTGATCAGCTTCGTGATTTTCGCGCTGACCGCCCTGCAACCCGGCGACCCGGTGGACCAGCTCATCCTGGGCAACTCGCAGATCACGCCCGAGGACGTCGCCCGCCTGCGCGCCGCCTACGGCCTGGACCAGCCGATCGTCGTGCGCTACTTCTTCTGGCTGACCCACGCCTTTCAGGGCGATTTCGGCTGGTCTCGCACCTTCAGCGCGCCGGCCGCCGCCTACGTGTTTCAGGAACGCCTGCCCAACACCTTGATGCTCACCCTGCCGGCCCTGGTCCTCTCGACCCTGATCGCGGTGCCGCTCGGCATCTTTTCGGCGGTGCGGCAGTACAGCGTGCTGGACTACGTCCTGACGTTTTTCAGCTTCGTGTCGTTCAGCGCGCCGATTTTCTGGATCGGGGCGATGGCGCTGTGGCTCTTTGCCATCTACCTGCCGCAGGTGACGGGCGGCCTCATCTCTCTGCCGCCGGGAGGACTGGGCAGCCCCGACCTCGCGCCCGACGCGGGGTTGTGGGCCACCTTCATCGACAAGCTGCACTACCTGATCCTGCCGCTGAGCATCCTGATGCTGCGCGAGATCGCCGTGATCCTGCGCTTTCTGCGTGCCAGCATGCTCGAAGTCCTCAACCAGGATTTTGTCCGCACCGCGCGGGCCAAGGGACTGCCGAGCCGCCGCGTCATCTACCGCCACGCCCTTCGCAACGCCGTGCTGCCGATCGTCACCTTGCTGGGTCTGTCGATTCCCGGCCTGTTCGGCGGCGCGGTGCTCACCGAGACGGTCTTTTCCTGGCCGGGCATGGGGCGCGTGATCGTCGAAGCGCTGACCAGCAAGGATTTCAACGTCGTGATGGTGGCGCTGACCTTCATCTCGCTGCTGACGGTCGTCTTTCAACTGCTCACCGACCTGGCCTACGCCACCGTCGATCCCCGCATCCGCTATTCCTAA